In Electrophorus electricus isolate fEleEle1 chromosome 1, fEleEle1.pri, whole genome shotgun sequence, a single window of DNA contains:
- the ubald2 gene encoding UBA-like domain-containing protein 2 produces MSVNMDELRHQVMINQFVLTAGCAADQAKQLLQAAHWQFETALSAFFQEANIPSHHHQMMCTPRNTPATPPNFPDAITMFSKLRASECSSGGAPAQAPVACSSPPTSTPTFDYFWASSPPSHQPAWLPPSSPTGHHTHLHHHHHHHHHHHMHQAPMWPPVSQPTGAQQTPVISALHGQR; encoded by the exons ATGTCGGTGAATATGGACGAACTCAGGCATCAAGTGATGATTAACCAGTTTGTTTTGACTGCTGGTTGTGCCGCTGACCAGGCAAAGCAACTCCTTCAGGCGGCGCACTGGCAGTTCGAG ACTGCCCTAAGCGCTTTTTTCCAGGAGGCTAACATCCCCAGTCACCACCACCAGATG atgTGCACTCCACGCAACACGCCAGCCACGCCACCTAACTTCCCTGACGCCATCACCATGTTCTCCAAGCTGCGTGCGTCGGAGTGTTCCAGCGGTGGTGCACCTGCCCAGGCCCCTGTGGCCTGCTCttctccccccacctccacgCCCACCTTCGACTACTTCTGGGCCTCATCACCACCCAGCCACCAGCCCGCTTGGTTGCCCCCCTCCTCGCCCACgggccaccacacacacctccatcaccaccaccaccaccaccaccaccaccatatgCATCAGGCACCCATGTGGCCACCCGTTTCTCAGCCCACCGGAGCCCAGCAGACGCCTGTCATTTCAGCCCTGCATGGCCAGAGATGA